The following coding sequences are from one Rattus rattus isolate New Zealand chromosome 11, Rrattus_CSIRO_v1, whole genome shotgun sequence window:
- the LOC116912018 gene encoding MORF4 family-associated protein 1: protein KWSQGAERWLTVGTPFCSPLVCFAAAHLRGFSEAESWNSGGSFEDSARARSLSVVQTSKAAEMRPLDAVELAEPEEVEVLEPEEDFEQFLLPVIHEMREDIASLTRERGRAPVRNRGKLWEMDNMLIQIKTQVEASEESALNHLQGAGGAEPRGPRAEKADEKAQEMAKMAEMLVQLVRRIEKSESS from the coding sequence AAGTGGTCGCAAGGCGCAGAGCGCTGGTTGACGGTTGGGACTCCATTTTGTTCGCCGCTCGTCTGCTTCGCAGCCGCTCATCTCCGTGGCTTCTCCGAGGCAGAAAGTTGGAACAGCGGCGGAAGTTTTGAAGACTCGGCCCGAGCTCGGTCACTGAGTGTCGTGCAGACAAGCAAAGCAGCGGAGATGCGGCCCCTGGACGCAGTGGAGCTGGCGGAGCCCGAGGAGGTGGAGGTGCTGGAGCCCGAGGAGGACTTCGAGCAGTTTCTGCTGCCCGTCATCCACGAGATGCGCGAGGACATCGCGTCGCTGACGCGCGAGCGCGGACGCGCGCCCGTGCGCAACCGGGGCAAGCTGTGGGAGATGGACAATATGCTGATCCAGATCAAGACGCAGGTAGAGGCCTCTGAGGAGAGCGCTCTCAACCACCTGCAGGGCGCGGGCGGCGCCGAGCCCCGCGGCCCCAGGGCGGAGAAGGCCGACGAGAAGGCGCAGGAGATGGCGAAGATGGCCGAGATGCTGGTGCAGCTCGTGCGGCGGATAGAGAAGAGCGAGTCTTCGTGA